From uncultured Desulfobacter sp., the proteins below share one genomic window:
- a CDS encoding IS630 family transposase, whose protein sequence is MSNFWSNKTLKRNMSHKKKVLAGLYDQKPRHKKKIDAKKKTNKILEIFHNRPRVYGINRASWTMTALAKAYERKHGEAISPRTAGRHIRNCGYSVKRSKQILTSTDPNYHDKVELLLKTLHSLKPRETLFFIDEVGPIRVKKHGGIQYSTEGKITTIPQNQKSKGSITLSAALCAKTNQVTWVYEESKDSSAMINLIEILYNQYHNKSKLFITWDAASWHSSHELTDWLDIFNRDTQGVSSSPLIEFVPLPNNSQFLNIIESVFGCMKKAVIHNSNYQSKDEMKTAISLFFKERNDFFKKNPKRAGKKIWNVNFFLDYNNIKSGNYRDY, encoded by the coding sequence TTGTCGAACTTTTGGTCAAATAAGACCTTGAAACGCAACATGAGCCATAAAAAAAAGGTTTTGGCTGGACTTTATGACCAAAAACCTCGTCATAAGAAAAAAATTGATGCTAAGAAGAAAACTAATAAAATATTGGAAATATTTCATAATAGACCCAGGGTATATGGCATAAATAGGGCAAGCTGGACCATGACTGCTTTAGCAAAAGCATATGAAAGAAAACATGGAGAAGCTATATCCCCTCGCACTGCGGGAAGGCATATTCGGAATTGTGGATATAGTGTGAAAAGATCAAAACAGATACTCACAAGCACAGACCCTAATTATCATGATAAAGTGGAGCTACTGCTTAAGACTTTACATTCTCTTAAACCTCGTGAAACGCTTTTTTTTATAGATGAAGTTGGCCCAATAAGAGTCAAAAAACACGGAGGAATACAATATTCAACAGAAGGAAAAATAACTACAATTCCGCAGAATCAAAAATCAAAAGGATCAATAACACTTAGCGCTGCATTGTGTGCGAAAACGAATCAAGTAACATGGGTTTATGAAGAATCAAAAGATAGCTCTGCGATGATAAATCTGATAGAAATTCTTTATAATCAATATCACAATAAATCAAAATTATTCATTACATGGGATGCTGCATCATGGCATAGTTCTCATGAATTAACTGATTGGTTAGATATTTTCAATCGTGATACTCAGGGAGTTTCCTCCTCACCTCTTATTGAATTCGTCCCACTTCCGAACAACTCTCAGTTTTTAAACATAATTGAATCCGTGTTTGGCTGCATGAAAAAAGCTGTGATTCACAACTCAAATTACCAATCTAAAGATGAAATGAAGACTGCAATATCGCTTTTTTTTAAAGAAAGAAATGATTTCTTTAAAAAAAACCCTAAACGAGCCGGGAAAAAAATCTGGAATGTAAATTTCTTTTTGGATTACAACAACATTAAATCAGGGAATTATCGAGATTATTAG